atttaatcaccccactcgtcataccaatgtccagatcttttataaagatgttgaatagcacgggtccaagcaccaagccctgtggcaccccactggtgatgcatgctccatccagtttttaatccacgtgagtatgtcACCCTCGATTCTAAGGCTCGCAGTTTTCccaagtagtcattcatgtggaaccttgtcgaacgccttctgaaaatccagatatacaatgtcaaccgggacgcccttgtctatctgcctttttactccctcgaagaagtgaagcaagttcgtcaaacaagatctgcctatgctgaaaccgtgctagctggtcctcatcagaccgtgttcgtcaatgtgatcaatgatgcggtcctttattagcgcctctaccatctttctcagtaccgaggtcagacttaccggtctgtagtttcccggatctcccctctaaccttttttgaagatcggcataacattcaccaccttctagTCTTCTGGACATTGGAGAATTCTCAGCCTGTCCTTCAGGATTAGGGAGAAGAATCAGAGGAATCTCAAGAGTCTTAAGCCCAAACTCCCATAGGATCATTATCAACTCCCCGATGCTGCCATTTCTCAATCTGCATGCGCTTCACAACATGCCTTAAATTCTGTAAAAACTTTATACTCCACAAGCttttcctactactactactacttatcatttctatagcactgctataCATATGCAGCACTGCACATTAAAACAGTCTCTGCTCAATAGAGATTACAATCTAATATTTCAACCTCATCATTTGCACACCCTCACCTGACTGCATGAATGCCATACCTCAAACCCCTTCCACCACAATCTCCCAGAATACTTTACAGGACTCACAGCAATCATCAGAACACTCTAGACTGCCAGAAGCTGACATCCCTGAAGTTTGATGGCATCTCACCCACAGCAGCTGCTAGCACTGTTCCCAGCTCAGCAGCACTCTACCAGTCCTTTGCTGGAGTCTTCTTTCCTTTATGAAGAGCCACTGACAGACTCTCAGAATCAGGACCTTGTACTCTAACTGCCTCCTGTGAGGATCTACagctactgctactacttatcatttctatagcgctactagacacatgcagcactgAACCAACATTGGAACCCTGGCTTTTCTACCACTGTTTGACTCCAGCCTTCTGATCCTCTGCTGAAGTTCCCCTTTTCTTGAACTCCCTATTGCCTCTGCAACCCTCTTAGGCAACATGCTGTAACTGTTCCTCACAGTTACACCAAGACATAACATGACCATTCGCATTccatcacctgcaactgaaagctaaacaccatcaatcaatcacacaactcaattttattggactaaatatttGGTCGCAGCTCTATattaatattatctccacttataATACAATCTGTatccaaaaccaacaaacccccaatgcatatttcatacACCCCCAAGGAGCTATTCGGTATTAAAATTAGCTCCAGTCATATGCACAATATGTGTCCCAATTAGAAATGTAAAAAGTTGTGCCATTTCCCCTCACCCCCACGATGGCACATATActccaaacttaaaaaaaaaaaaattaaaaaatcagcaggagggcagtctactctctcctgcctcggcCACCTGGAATTAAAGAGTGagaggaaggatgcccattcgcTTCTGCTGCTGGGGCCCCCCATGAACCCAAGACACCCCCGATACCCCAACACCCTCCTGAACCCCCACCACTCCCCCacatctctgtacctttttgatgaaaatccagcaggagggatgcccactcccactctcagcaggcccgcctcttcaaaatggcaagcctttcctttcctggtgcatcctgggatccaCTGGGAAGGGACTAAGATTCTGTAtgacccagatgcctaaggccccattACTTTATGCTTGCTTAAAAAATATAATTCTCCTGTATTTCTGACCTTGTATAAAATTCAATGTTCTGTGAATGTGCATTTTATTAAATTACCTTTTCTTATCTCCTACATTAAACTGTTGAATAAACTTTCaaactgtttttctttctgtattcATTGATTCCTTTGTGAAAGTGTTGGGTTCACTACTAAGCTGCTAATTGAGAAATAGCTTCCCCCCAAATATCTATTTACAGAAAGCTACATGGACTGTTATACAATTGCCAACACTTTACATGGATAGAGTagagaagaaggtaggaaaaaaagGATACGTAGAGAAGAAGGTAGAAAATTGTCTGACaggtttttattgagtttttgagGTACCTTAGTCAAGGAAAAAGCAAATCAGTCAAGGCAATGTAGTAAAAGTCAACAAGTACACGTTTCATGTAAGTAGTTGAATTGCTCTATAGTTCAATAGGATCAATTTTTACAACATTATAGGAGGTAATTCTACCACACAAATACTGCAAATTATCATGAGAGATTGAAGAAGCCATTTTCCATTGGTATCAGCAAGCAGCAGGAGCAATTGAGCTTTCTTCCTGCCCTTATCTCCCCAAGACTGTGGGAAAGGGAAGATTTTGAGACTTGTAGTTCGGGTGAGATGgtagaaagggggtggggggaagttggGTGCCTGGAGGCAAATCTGAAGCACTAGAAATCAAAACACGGTTTTGGGGGTCCCAGGCGATATTCAGTACTGGGGACTGCATAGCTAGGCAGATAAATTTAGATTAATTTCAcccattcagctatgcagatccTGGCACTAAATGTTATCAGCACTCACAAAAACACCAGATTCCTTCCCAAACCTcctctaacatagaaacatagagtatgatggcagaaatgggccatcggcccaacaagtctgcccactcgaataaccctcccccctaaacactccctcctgcccactATTTTTGCTGGGCAGTCTGCATTGATATCCAGTTGCACTCTCTGGTTATGCTGCTCTGGTTAGTCAGTGATAATCAATTTaattgtttatagtttatttatttttatcccaCCTTTCCCAAAGCGGGtcacaacaaaaaacaaacataatCAATTCACATATACAACAACAATATCAATCATAAGGAAACATACATGACAATAATGTCAAACCTTATAAAAATCTCAAAGGTCTACCAGCACCTACCCTAAATACAAGTCATTcaggtcccatatttcatcttacaaaaaatatgtttttttaacagTTTCTTGAAACTACCAAGTTTTTTGCTGTCTTATATGTCcgggaagcttgttccattttcGGGAACCCACACAAGGAAACATACTAACTCTGGACATCTTCAACCAACTGCTTCATGTATATATCAGCATGAGTCACTAAACGCAACATATGCTTTGGCTCATATGGCACAATGCTATCCATCAAATACCTTGGTGGCTGATTATGAATGCAAAGATACAACATTGCTAATAATTTATAATGAATTTTGTATTCCAACTACAACCAATACAATGATACATAGAATTCTGTCACATGATCATGTTTTCCCAATCGAAACAAGGTTCGAACAATCGAGTTCTGCGCAATCTGCAGCGCACACAATGCTGATGCAAGTATACCCAGAAACAccaaattacagtagtccagacaTGATATCACCACACTCTGCAAGACAGTCCTAAACATAGTACATGATAAATATGGTTGCAAATTGTTCAGCAAGCACAACttgaaaaacactttttttttaccACTGAACACACCTGCAGGAGAAGCTAGGTTATGGGCACTTTAAtaagaatgctttttttctttcaaataactcaaaaacaaaaagaaattgaggaacaaaaattcaaactatacaACTTCACTGCTTAGCTACAACAGCAAACAATTTGACttcaatggaggaaaaagcctcaggcctGAAGAGAGCAGAACATACAGCTCAGCTTCTAGAACATCACCGGCTTAAAAAAATCTCCAGATTGTTGTGGGGAAAATGAGAGTAAGAATGCTTTTTGACATCTCATATAGGCACCCTCTTTTGAAATTTCCACCCATACTGTTTACTTACCGTTGAAATGTTGCAAACAAATGCTGTGTGCAGTATTTcattaattctggaagaaaaaatagttctCCTGATTGTTTTACATAaagtttctttcagttccttattTCTCAGACTATAAATCAAAGGGTTGAACAGTGGAATTGCAGTTATATACACAACATTAAGCAGTTTGTTTATGTCCATGGAGTCAGCAGACTGAGGTCTCAAGTACACAGCTATAGAAGTTCCATAAAATAATAGAACGACTGTGAGATGAGAGGAGCAGGTAGAAAAGGTCTTTTGTCTGCTTTTAGCAGAGTGAAGTTTTAATACAGCAGAAATAATGTACACATATGATATAATTGTTAATATGAAGGGGGTACAAGCTAAAACTAGACCTTCAATATAAATTATAGTTTCAATAACAGAGGTCTCTGAACATGATAGAGTCATTAATGCTGTGATGTCACAGAAGAAATGGTTAATTTTATTAGAGTTACAGAAAGATGACTGTGATATTAAAGTAACTTGAGGAACTACACATAGAGGTCCAATCATCCAGGAAACAATAGCTAGAATTATGCAGTCTTTCTTGTTCATTATGGTGGTGTAATGCAAAGGTTTGCAGATGGCAACATAGCGATCATAGGCCATAGCAGTGAGAAGATAGAACTCAACACCTGTGCAGACCAGGAACAAATACATCTGTATCATACACTGCATGAAAGAGATGGTCTTATTCTGTGCTACTAGCACTGCTAACAATTTAGGCACtgtgacagtcacatagcagatTTCTAGGAAGGACAAGTTGGTAAGGAAGAAGAACATGGGGCTATGCAGATGGGAATTGTAGCAAACTGTGATTATAATAAGAAGGTTCCCTGTTAAGGACATTACATAAATAATCAAAAACACAAGAAAAAGGAGGAGTTGCACCTCAGGAAACACAAAGAAACCCAGAAGAATGAATTCTGTCACTTCAGTGTGATTCTTCTTTTGTATTTCTCCCATTCTGATTAGCTGTTGGAATATGAAGGGACAAAACAgaacattaaaacaaaaatatctAAAGGTTTGACATTATAGCAGGATACCTTTGGAAGAAGTCCAAAAGTTGCTTAGTTTGAGTCTATGAGACAAAGACAACATAGACCCTTTTGTGTCTGTAGAAAAAAAGGTTCCCCAGATCCAAACATAATGGTACACACATGCAAATGTGCAAATTTACACTTACTCCAAGGAAGatctaaatgtgtgtgtgtgctctctggggctaattctataaatgggcactaatatttatatactgtttatgcatgcaaatgattagAATAACTGCAAATATACAAATACAAGTATACCTAGGTGTATAAACTCCAAAATGCTGCCTCTGTGTTTGACAGATAGGCATACACATGGATGGATTTTGGGTAGACTATAGGCATGATTAACACATAcatgtaatttatagaatactgtaaattaTATTTTTCCTTGGCATTCAGATGCATTACATCAACTCCTATGGTGTTGCAAATGACAGCCCCTTCCTAACAGACCATAATATCAAGCAATAAGAGGTTATTTTATAAAACCTTTTCAATGGCTAAAGCCTCTTTTACAGGGAGAAAAtgacttttataaaattgtatgacTGCATACAAAACATAATCCACCCGATTATCTTTTAACACTCAAATAGGCAGTTAAGTTTCAAAATGTTGGTGACCTAGCAGGTAAGCATCTAAGTATATTTAGGCATAATTCTATATCTTAGTGTCTAAGTTTTCTAGTTATAGAGTTGCACAGGGATAGAAATTTCCCCCATGGCCATCTGTCCCAGTAGAATCCAACCCATACCCAGCTGTAACATGAAGATCCATTCCATCCTACCTATTCCTGTAAATaatctcctccatccctaccCACTTGAGTTCACTATATTATTTGCTCGCAGTACTTCCATTCCTCCTACTCCAACAGGTTGCTGTGTTTTGGGGACAGTAGTTATTATTCAACTAGTGAGTGCTCCAAGCTTCATTCTAGTGCATCAATTGCCTCGCTCAGTGCATTCTAACCATCActctgacatcatcagagatttTGATTACACTCTTGTGGGAATCCTAAGCCAACTTCTTCTATCCTCACAGGAATCGCATATCAACTTCTTCCATCCATGTTTGAATTCCATGACAACTTCTTCCTGTGATCCCTATTCCTTTGTAGCTCTCTAGTGCTACCATGTAATTATAAAGGGGAGTTCACGTGGGAGGGGCTTGGGGGTCATAGGTGTTCCAATCAACAAAATAGATCTAGTTATAAATAAGGGAGAGAAATGATCTCTGAAACCTGCTTGGTGATATGGAACAAGCCTCAACTAAGTCTGACAAGGATTCCACATTTCATTCATAGATCCTAAAAAACCTCCCTCTCCTTATTTTGTACTTTATATATCTTCTTCAATAAGAAACTTTATTCTCTTTTTCTGGAAACTAtttgttttctgtttataaattttCTAAAAAATGCATATAAACTATTCTTCATAAATTACTTATCTTCAATGAAGCAGGCAGCCCGCGCCTGCCGGGACACGTTTCACCAAATTAATTAACTTTATCAATGGTTTTTAAAAGCTGCTGCATAATTTCAGGCTGTAACGCTCGTATTTTCTGCTGAGACCTGAATGCTGAGTGTGTGCATCCTCATAGGTCATAGGTGTTCCAAATATTTCAGCACACACTTTGTTCAATACTGTCATGTGTCTAATTGCCGCATTTAGGCACACTCATGTATACTTGCCATCTCCTGGCCATCTAAGTAGCACATATTTGGCTTTCTACTAATATTGAACAGGGAATTGCCAGCTATCTAAACTGAATATCACAGTCTCTGGATTGTCTGGTGACTGGTTATATCACTCACCGGTTAAGTTCAGGGGTCAAAAGGGTGATTTGAAGGGGTCAAAAGGGTTGTTTGTCTTTAGCTGTTGACACTTAGCCAGCTAGCTGATGAATATTGCTTTATCCCAACAGCtaaaaatagactggaaattcaataccGGTGTCTGAATATGAGCCTAACTACATTTTGGACTTTTGCTACAAGCTTGAAAATGCATTCAAATGTTAAACGTTTTCCATATTAAGAAATACATTAACTATAGAACATCTGGTGAGTTAGcttagttttgaaaaaaaaaaatttgagttaTTGTGTTCTAGCTTTTTAGAGCAGAATAGAATTGCCTACGAAAAGTATACCTCTTTTATATGATCTGAACATAGGTAATACCAGGGGGGTAGTTTGTACAGAAAAGGAATAGATTTGTAAAGTGCACAAGTATTTTGTTACAGGTTACCTAGGCTGGAGAGCCAAGTAGGTACCTAAATTTAGGctatttataaagacacataaacAACCCTGGGTCTTTATAAAATGCTAGTACAAAATTCTAGCTGTGGAAAGTTAAGAAAATAGAGATTCTATACTCAATATATTTTCAATGGCCTCTATCATAGTCTATATAGTAGCACAggtatataatatacttggactctCAAATTTGTGTGGCTTCCCACTAGAACCAACAAGGGTCATTGTTGAAAAAGGATATCTAAGTttgatttggacatttcctgctaAACACCCACAGTTGtaagcacagaaacatccatttttgaaagtcGAACCTCTAGATAtttaaaaatatactgtatatatttttaaaaaactgcttATTTGGATATCTAGGCTgacaggatgtccaacctttagGATGCCTAACCTTATATCCCATTTATGACCAAAAATTGGAAAATGTTCaattccagaccatttggacgtgggaatGGCCATCATTGTGTAAATTTTACCTAAACAGTGCCAAAAGCATCTCttaccatataccccttataatttatggtgagccctctaaaacaaCCCccaaatctactagacccacttgtctaccaccccaatagccctcatgactgcaggtagcacctatatggcaagagtagggttttggtggattttggtgggctcatatttaataccataaatgtagtggttagagtggcttatgggcttgggtcctcctttctatgattCACTACCCCATTCtgcaggttacttaagacacctgtgttatgctctactaggttttcccataccatgtgctgctgttctagagacaggtatgcactctttcattcagattttttgggGTAGGAAAGATGTTATTGAACAGTGGGATGTATTGGAAGTGGGGTTTCGGGTTTCAggatcaggagggagtgggcatccttccttcccggCGTACTTCAGGAAGGGTTCGGGGACATACCTTATGCCTGGtgtactttgggggagggggtgttcccTTCTGCAGtcactcagctgatcatggtgggggattcccttgccatgattagCTAAGCAGCCATGTCTACTTGAAATGTAGTTCTTTTACTGATCACCTTTCTTCTTTACTTCAAACACTAATTTCAATTAGACGGCTGTTAGATTTGCACAGCTTACGGCTTGGTTCACAatttggccctgatgcagtggtTATGAATTGAactccacgaaacgctggccacgttggcattGTTTGAAACACAAGCGCTGACTGAATGCATTGTTTGAAATACAAGCGCTGACTTAAGCTAAGTAATCCTTGATTAGCATATAAGTGATACCATTATAAATGTTAAGATGTTCTTCAGCAAAGTCTCATAAATATGAATTAGTGcatatgaatgaatgaataatacATAGGAGATATAAGCAATAGTAATTGAAGATACGTTGAAACACTATTATCATAGAATTTTTAGAAAACTTGAAAAATATatcattttagaaaaaaatacTGTAGAATTAAAGtttcagaaaatagaaaaaaagaaaaaattgaataTAGAATATTGTAGATGATAAATAAGGGGCTGAAACAAATAGTTCAGAATAAGGAGTGACTGGAgtatggccaatgattggagcaaaggagctgaGCAACTACACTGATTACCCTAGTCAGTGAATACGACTATGCGTAGGCTCCATGACTGAGGCCTCCTCCAGTAGTAGCTATATTTTGTAGTGTTTATATTGTGCACTTTTTCACAAGAGTGGGAAATATTTGATTTATATTATTTTGTATATCTTTTCCACTAGGGAACTCTAATGTAGTGTGTTAGCTTTGTTGGTGGCCATCTTATTATCAAGGTACTCTAAACTTCCCAAGGTCTCTGGTAAAGTTTCTCAGACATGTAATCATTCTCTGCAGTATCTCTTCAGTCTTAGTAACATCTTTCCAAATGCCCACTAAGGAAATATCTTGctcataaatattttttttttccttttctacaAAACTTTAGTTAACCTGTTTGTAAATACAGTTTTATGGCTAGTCTGCTGCAAGGTACAAATTTACTCGATTAATCGCTAAAGGTGAATATCATCAAAGCAGTGTATAAACAATAAATTGAAATAATAGAGGGAAATAAATCATTAGAAAAACAAGAATGGCAGACTTCCCCACTTGCTGTGTCTCAAAACTCCAGTGACAAACCATCCCCAGGCAGTGTTGACCATAACAGCAGAGCTAGCTAACAGAAAAAGAACACATCCTTACACTAGTTTTAGACATGATGATATAGCAAGCAATCCTTTTTGGTGAGGACCATCGATCACATATAAATCGATCACTGCAAATAGGCAGTGACAGTATCATGCTATAATACTTGGTTAGATATTCATATTCGTCCAGGTGTTAAAGAGCTTCCTTCACTGACCAATTCCAAGTTAGATTTGAATTAATTTTATCTTTCCTTTTTAGATCATTGGGAACAGCTTCAAACATTCTGCTCTAAATTCACTTTGGAGTTAACTTGTTAGAAAATGTCAAAAGATGTTCCAATTTCATAAGGTAAAATAAATTTCTTTGTGCTTTTATAAAACAGTTACCCTGAATTTTCCCCAAAGCACAGTCACTCATATGAGAAAAAAACATTTAACATAAAGGGATCCTTaacatgttcatcttctaatgtggtatacatcattcaatgcaaaaaagtgCAAGGAGGGatgttacattggtgaaacaggccAAATGCTAGTGACTAGAATCAACttacatagatatcatattaaaaattacaaaataaaccAGGATATCACCTtaggaaaaactgaccactgcaccaatgattttatggtgagaatactaaaaggaaactTTAATACAATCCAAAAagtaagacctttgaaattaaaatgatgaaatattttgacacctaccaggcaggacttaacaaagatatGGGCTTCCTGTCACACTACAAAATAATTTAAAACTGTGTTGTCACCTGGCTCCTACTTACCCactcacccctccctcttcctgtgaaactgtcactgaaatgctttcatgattttcttatatatactgatatttgtcaacatttgcttatttctgatctgaaggattactttcaaaagctcatcataaaatgcattgagttagtccaataaaaaggtattaacttatttcctttggttttatttgttctatttctatattACTTTGGAACGTAGACAAGCATGGCCAAAAAACCATTTCACCCAAAAGCAAATAAATATTCATGCACTCACTCTGAGACAAATGGAAATATGTGTATCTTGCTTCATCCAAACTGCAGCACCTACCCATATACTTCTAAATTCTATACGTAgcaaattttctttatttttatttgtattctGCTGTATCTGCTATTCTAGGCAGATCACAAATAAATTGGTGCACACAACTGATTTGTACACTCatcttaattgtttaataagacCAATCAACATTGATTATTAATacaaattggcactaattaaaagttagtaggcgcattctataaagtgggagGCCTCCGTTCCAGTAAGCAAATCTCAAAAGGGAGCTTGGCCAAGGGAGAAGCATGATTAGATTGTGGATGTTCCTAAAAGTTATacatactgttatagaataccatcgatctgcacacaacttaggcacaTGTATTAAGGCCTggctttccttggcctaaatgagtgtaccTAAATATTATGCCACATATGGCTGCTAAGGGTGATTGTGAAAAAGAagcatgccttttatagaattgcactaagtATTATTATTAGTGCCAAATTTTTAGGTGCTGTGTATAGTATCAGGCCCATATTGTGTAACAGTAGGGGCTAtggggctcttttttttttttttaaagaaagatagatgtccaaaagacagcataaattggtgcttggacgtcttactatcaaaatgtccaagtgggcattttcgaaactgactttccagaagtctttctggttgttttgtctccagtgcatctaaatcttaatgGTGTGTATTAGAGATGTCTTATGGGCTAGATTAGGGCGGACAAAGGACTTGGACTTTCTGCagagataatcaaacttttaacaaaacgtccagggcatcatttagatGTTTCGAGCtagacctgttctaaaaataaataagggtcaaaaaggtgcccaaactgaccatatgaccacttgagagattaaggcatgaacCTCCACTCCCCCCTtactccccagtggtcactgaccctccttccaccacacaaagatgtgaaaaaaatcCCCGGTACGTTCCAGCCTGTTGTACAGTTTCAAATGGTCATACAGACAGCTGAGCAGATTAGAGtaaagcagagcagaggggcactctagggggtactgcagtgaatattGCATATAAAAGTCCCAAGTACACATGCTTATATTGCatagtgagctctccaaaactcaccaaaacttactgtacctacataaagatgacaacTGCAG
The nucleotide sequence above comes from Geotrypetes seraphini chromosome 5, aGeoSer1.1, whole genome shotgun sequence. Encoded proteins:
- the LOC117360319 gene encoding olfactory receptor 2AP1-like gives rise to the protein MGEIQKKNHTEVTEFILLGFFVFPEVQLLLFLVFLIIYVMSLTGNLLIIITVCYNSHLHSPMFFFLTNLSFLEICYVTVTVPKLLAVLVAQNKTISFMQCMIQMYLFLVCTGVEFYLLTAMAYDRYVAICKPLHYTTIMNKKDCIILAIVSWMIGPLCVVPQVTLISQSSFCNSNKINHFFCDITALMTLSCSETSVIETIIYIEGLVLACTPFILTIISYVYIISAVLKLHSAKSRQKTFSTCSSHLTVVLLFYGTSIAVYLRPQSADSMDINKLLNVVYITAIPLFNPLIYSLRNKELKETLCKTIRRTIFSSRINEILHTAFVCNISTPPRYLMDSIVPYEPKHMLRLVTHADIYMKQLVEDVQS